One segment of Mycobacteriales bacterium DNA contains the following:
- the mftR gene encoding mycofactocin system transcriptional regulator (MftR, the mycofactocin system transcriptional regulator, is an uncharacterized TetR family DNA-binding transcription factor. Its role is inferred by context. It occurs as part of the biosynthesis locus for mycofactocin, a partially characterized electron carrier derived from the terminal Val-Tyr dipeptide of the precursor peptide MftA, through a radical SAM enzyme-mediated process.), producing the protein MDQSEPTLATRRGRPPGTSPRDLEVIALRLFSQRGFDATTVEDIASAAGVSRRTFFRYFDSKAAVLWHQFDSEVQALRAAFSAVTQDLDMMTAIRHVVVSVNRYRAADVAELRSRMNLIGSVPALQASAAPHYDAWERAVSEFAAGRTGLPADSLFPLAIGRSTLATCRAAFDTWLTKADSDLTVYLDAGLRALGAGFRELTPAL; encoded by the coding sequence ATGGACCAGTCCGAGCCGACCCTCGCCACGCGGCGAGGGCGCCCACCCGGCACCAGCCCGCGCGACCTCGAGGTCATCGCCCTTCGGTTGTTCAGCCAGCGCGGATTCGACGCGACGACGGTCGAGGACATCGCGTCGGCTGCCGGGGTGAGCCGGCGTACCTTCTTCCGCTACTTCGACTCGAAGGCAGCGGTGCTGTGGCACCAGTTCGACAGCGAGGTTCAGGCGCTGCGTGCCGCCTTCAGTGCCGTGACCCAAGACCTCGACATGATGACCGCGATCCGGCACGTGGTGGTGAGCGTCAACCGCTACCGCGCCGCGGACGTCGCGGAGTTGCGAAGCCGCATGAACCTCATCGGCAGTGTGCCCGCCCTGCAAGCGAGTGCGGCTCCGCACTACGACGCCTGGGAGCGCGCGGTCAGCGAGTTCGCCGCGGGCCGGACCGGTTTGCCCGCCGACTCCTTGTTTCCGTTGGCGATCGGCCGCAGCACGCTCGCGACCTGCCGCGCCGCCTTTGACACCTGGCTGACCAAAGCCGACAGCGACCTCACCGTCTACCTCGACGCCGGCTTGCGGGCTCTCGGCGCCGGTTTTC